From Alligator mississippiensis isolate rAllMis1 chromosome 9, rAllMis1, whole genome shotgun sequence, one genomic window encodes:
- the ADRM1 gene encoding proteasomal ubiquitin receptor ADRM1, whose translation MSSGALFPSLVPGSRGSSSKYLVEFRAGKMSLKGSTVTPDKRKGLVYIQQTDDSLIHFCWKDRTSGSVEDDLIIFPDDCEFKRVPQCTTGRVYVLKFKAGSKRLFFWMQEPKTDKDEEHCRKVNEYLNNPPMPGALGGNASGGHELSALGGEGGLQSLLGNMSHNQLMQLIGPTGLGGLGGLGALTGPGLASLLGSGGPPTSSSSSSSRSQSAAVTPSSTTSSTRVTPAPSAPAAAAVTSPSPVPSSGNGTSSAASPTQPIQLSDLQNILATMNVPSGAGGQQVDLATVLTPEIMAPILANAEVQERLLPYLPSGESLPQTAEEIQNTLTSPQFQQALSMFSAALASGQLGPLMSQFGLPAEAVDAANKGDVEAFAKAMQNSVKSDQKEGESKDKKDEEEDMSLD comes from the exons ATGTCGTCGGGCGCGCTGTTCCCCAGCCTGGTGCCGGGCTCCCGCGGCTCGTCCAGCAAGTACCTGGTGGAGTTCCGCGCGGGGAAGATGTCGTTGAAGGGCAGCACCGTCACCCCGGACAAGCGGAAAGGCCTCGTCTACATCCAGCAGACCGACGACTCCCTCATCCACTTCTGCTGGAAGGACCGCACCTCCGGCAGCGTCGAAGAC GACTTGATTATTTTCCCTGACGACTGCGAGTTCAAGCGGGTCCCGCAGTGCACGACCGGCCGCGTCTACGTGCTCAAGTTCAAGGCGGGCTCCAAGCGGCTCTTCTTCTGGATGCAG GAGCCGAAGACGGACAAAGACGAAGAGCACTGCCGCAAAGTGAACGAGTACCTGAACAACCCCCCCATGCCCGGGGCGCTGGGCGGCAACGCGAGCGGGGGCCACGAGCTCTCGGCGCTGGGGG gtGAGGGTGGCTTGCAAAGCCTTCTGGGAAACATGAGCCATAACCAGCTCATGCAGCTGATCGGACCAACGGGCTTAGGAGGACTTG GTGGGCTCGGTGCGCTGACTGGTCCTGGTCTGGCCAGCTTACTGGGAAGTGGGGGACCGCCAACCAGCAGCTCATCATCAAG CTCCCGCAGCCAATCAGCTGCTGTGACGCCATCTTCCACTACTTCTTCTACACGTGTGACACCAGCCCCATCTGCCCCTGCGGCTGCCGCTGTAaccagtcccagccctgtgccaagTTCGGGAAACGGAACCAGCTCGGCAGCAAGCCCAACTCAGCCCATTCAACTGAGTGACCTTCAGAACATCTTAGCTACTATGAATGTACCATCTGgagcagggggccagcagg TTGACTTGGCCACTGTGCTGACTCCTGAAATAATGGCTCCCATCCTGGCAAACGCAGAAGTTCAGGAGCGATTGTTGCCTTATCTTCCGTCAGGAGAATCTCTGCCACAGACTGCGGAGGAGATTCAGAACACTCTGACATCCCCGCAGTTTCAGCAG GCATTGAGCATGTTCAGCGCTGCCTTAGCTTCAGGACAGCTTGGCCCACTGATGAGTCAGTTTGGCTTACCTGCTGAGGCGGTCGACGCAGCAAACAAAGGCG ATGTAGAAGCATTTGCCAAAGCAATGCAGAACAGTGTCAAATCAGACCAAAAGGAGGGAGAATCGAAGGACAAGAAAGATGAAGAGGAAGATATGAGTTTAGATTAA